One window of the Sebastes umbrosus isolate fSebUmb1 chromosome 1, fSebUmb1.pri, whole genome shotgun sequence genome contains the following:
- the slc32a1 gene encoding vesicular inhibitory amino acid transporter: MATLIRSKLSNKLSNAATAVSNKSQAKVSGMFARMGFQAATDEEGLGFAACDDLDYDHRQGMQMDIMTTEQMGGGEGSGGDGDGDGGGLDGDSHYQRDGTGPPRSASKDGEPANELTEVKPKITAWEAGWNVTNAIQGMFVLGLPYAILHGGYLGLFLIIFAAVVCCYTGKILISCLYEEDEDGQLVRVRDSYVDIANACCAPRFPALGGHIVNVAQIIELVMTCILYVVVSGNLMYNSFPDMPISQKSWAIIATAALLPCAFLKNLKMVSKFSLLCTMAHFVINVLVIAYCLSRARDWAWDKVKFYIDVKKFPISIGIIVFSYTSQIFLPSLEGNMSKPSEFTCMMNWTHIAACILKGLFALVAYLTWADATKEVITDNLPSTIRAVVNLFLVAKALLSYPLPFFAAVEVMEKSFFNDGGRAMFPDCYGGDGRLKSWGLSLRCILVVFTLLMAIYVPHFALLMGLTGSLTGAGLCFLLPSLFHLRLLWRKLLWHQVFFDVAIFVIGGICSISGFIHSMEGLIEAFKYNIQE; encoded by the exons ATGGCGACGTTAATCAGAAGCAAGCTTTCTAATAAACTATCCAATGCAGCCACTGCTGTCTCCAACAAGTCCCAGGCGAAGGTGAGCGGCATGTTCGCCAGGATGGGCTTCCAGGCCGCCACAGACGAGGAGGGTCTGGGCTTCGCTGCCTGCGACGACCTGGACTACGACCACCGGCAAGGCATGCAGATGGACATAATGACCACCGAGCAGATGGGAGGAGGTGAGGGCAGCGgtggagacggagacggagacggaggagGACTGGACGGGGACAGCCACTACCAGAGGGACGGAACCGGTCCTCCTCGCTCGGCCTCTAAAGACGGAGAACCGGCGAATGAGTTGACTGAAGTCAAACCAAAAATCACCGCGTGGGAGGCGGGATGGAACGTCACGAACGCGATCCAG GGGATGTTCGTCCTCGGCTTGCCCTACGCCATCCTGCATGGAGGATACCTCGGACTCTTTCTCATTATTTTCGCCGCCGTGGTGTGCTGTTACACGGGCAAAATCCTCATCTCCTGCCTGTACGAGGAGGACGAAGACGGCCAGCTGGTCCGAGTGAGAGACTCCTACGTGGACATTGCCAACGCCTGCTGCGCGCCCAGATTCCCAGCTCTGGGTGGCCACATCGTGAATGTAGCTCAGATCATCGAGCTGGTGATGACCTGCATCCTGTACGTAGTGGTGAGCGGAAACCTCATGTACAACAGCTTCCCCGACATGCCCATCTCCCAAAAATCCTGGGCCATCATCGCCACCGCAGCTCTGCTCCCATGCGCCTTCCTcaagaacctgaaaatggtCTCCAAGTTCAGCCTGCTGTGCACCATGGCGCACTTCGTCATCAACGTCCTCGTCATCGCCTACTGCCTCTCCAGAGCCAGAGACTGGGCCTGGGATAAAGTCAAGTTCTACATCGACGTCAAGAAGTTCCCCATCTCCATTGGCATCATCGTGTTCAGCTACACCTCACAGATCTTCCTGCCATCTCTTGAAGGAAACATGTCCAAACCGAGCGAGTTCACCTGCATGATGAACTGGACTCACATCGCTGCCTGCATCCTCAAAGGTCTCTTCGCACTGGTGGCCTACTTGACTTGGGCTGATGCCACCAAGGAGGTCATCACAGACAACCTGCCGTCAACCATCAGAGCTGTAGTCAACCTGTTTCTCGTGGCCAAAGCTTTGCTGTCGTATCCTCTGCCGTTTTTCGCTGCTGTCGAGGTGATGGAGAAGTCTTTCTTCAACGATGGAGGACGCGCCATGTTCCCAGATTGCTACGGAGGAGATGGACGCTTAAAGTCGTGGGGACTTTCTCTCAGATGCATCCTGGTCGTGTTCACCTTGCTCATGGCTATTTATGTGCCACATTTTGCTCTCCTCATGGGTCTCACTGGAAGCCTGACAGGAGCAGGTTTGTGCTTTCTGCTTCCCAGTCTCTTCCACCTCAGGCTGCTGTGGAGAAAGCTGCTATGGCACCAGGTGTTCTTTGACGTGGCCATATTCGTAATAGGAGGTATATGCAGCATATCTGGGTTTATCCACTCCATGGAAGGGCTCATAGAGGCGTTCAAGTACAACATACAAGAGTAA